A window from Vigna angularis cultivar LongXiaoDou No.4 chromosome 7, ASM1680809v1, whole genome shotgun sequence encodes these proteins:
- the LOC108337065 gene encoding homeobox-DDT domain protein RLT1 isoform X2, translating into MKESSKLQSEENKVSNEKNKKRKLKTQSQLSALETFYDEHKYPTEEMKVELAEKLRLTEKQISGWFCHRRLKDKRLMKDEAVANGRQDRSSGVIQDRGSGLGQDSCGSSKHADYRYLDAKEVESHDFYNNEISVADMTHRRMNHYPENVSVVDDTSSESSSFLQERAFAQGQDPYDMEPSRHLTPNGALPPLNPKGAVNLGYKPSGYLKVKGEIEHAAITAVKKQLGRHYEEDGPLLGIEFDLLPPGAFECQTEDPANEPFCVANPPLLNSPEISAAKKHNLSSDKQDKKARQNIKQRQPYYGYTNHVSGRNPFPDLYEDSTGEASGYNSAKNHRMSTKHGVEGMRSDSASNHSDHFEEKLAVKTKDLVLHGYDKINPKRIQKSGHVKSKPSSSIRNSRVPIDTEERGLSARMAKEEMFKVDKKAKNTYRDVDGAGRLSNEILVAKRAKVDMLQQYHVKPSPVAEMEKRKIHRSAAEMPSSFSEDETAETSSSLDY; encoded by the exons ATGAAAG AATCAAGTAAACTGCAATCAGAAGAAAATAAAGTCTCcaatgagaaaaataagaaaagaaagctGAAAACACAATCCCAACTTTCTGCCTTGGAGACATTTTATGATG AGCACAAGTACCCCACAGAGGAAATGAAAGTAGAACTTGCTGAGAAGTTACGATTGACAGAAAAGCAAATATCTGGGTGGTTTTGCCACAGAAGGTTAAAGGATAAAAGATTGATGAAAGACGAAGCCGTCGCTAATGGACGGCAAGATCGTTCAAGTGGTGTCATCCAGGATCGTGGCAGTGGACTTGGCCAAGATTCTTGTGGAAGCAGTAAACATGCCGATTACAGGTATCTGGATGCTAAGGAGGTTGAGAGCCACGACTTCTACAACAACGAAATATCTGTTGCAGACATGACACACAGACGTATGAACCATTATCCTGAAAATGTTAGTGTAGTGGATGACACATCATCTGAGAGCAGCTCCTTTTTGCAAGAAAGGGCTTTTGCTCAAGGTCAGGATCCATATGATATGGAGCCTTCTAGACATCTTACACCTAACGGAGCTCTACCACCCCTGAATCCCAAAGGTGCAGTTAACCTGGGATACAAACCATCAGGATATTTGAAAGTGAAGGGTGAGATAGAACATGCAGCTATAACTGCTGTTAAGAAGCAATTAGGAAGGCATTACGAGGAAGATGGTCCACTACTTGGTATAGAATTTGATCTGCTTCCTCCAGGGGCCTTTGAGTGTCAAACTGAAGATCCAGCTAATG AACCATTTTGTGTAGCGAATCCTCCGCTTCTGAATTCTCCAGAAATCTCTGCTGCAAAAAAACACAATCTTAGTTCT GATAAACAAGATAAGAAAGCCCGTCAGAATATAAAACAAAGGCAACCTTACTACGGTTATACCAATCATGTTTCTGGAAGGAACCCTTTCCCAGATTTGTATGAAGATTCTACTGGAGAAGCATCTGGCTATAACAGTGCTAAGAATCATAGAATGAGCACTAAGCACGGGGTTGAGGGGATGCGATCTGATTCTGCTTCTAACCACAGTGATCACTTTGAGGAGAAGCTTGCGGTTAAGACGAAAGACTTGGTGCTGCACGGTTATGATAAGATCAATCCAAAGAGAATACAAAAGAGTGGACATGTTAAATCTAAACCTTCTAGTTCAATCCGTAATTCCCGTGTTCCCATAGATACTGAAGAAAGGGGATTATCTGCTAGGATGGCAAAG GAAGAGATGTTTAAGGTGGACAAGAAAGCAAAAAATACATACCGCGATGTAGATGGAGCAGGGAGGCTTTCAAATGAAATTCTG GTTGCAAAGAGAGCTAAAGTTGACATGCTTCAACAATACCATGTGAAACCATCACCTGTTGCTGAGATGGAGAAAAGGAAAATTCACAG ATCTGCTGCAGAGATGCCTTCTAGCTTTAGTGAGGATGAAACTGCTGAAACCAGTTCCTCACTAGATTATTAA
- the LOC108337065 gene encoding uncharacterized protein LOC108337065 isoform X3, with translation MKVELAEKLRLTEKQISGWFCHRRLKDKRLMKDEAVANGRQDRSSGVIQDRGSGLGQDSCGSSKHADYRYLDAKEVESHDFYNNEISVADMTHRRMNHYPENVSVVDDTSSESSSFLQERAFAQGQDPYDMEPSRHLTPNGALPPLNPKGAVNLGYKPSGYLKVKGEIEHAAITAVKKQLGRHYEEDGPLLGIEFDLLPPGAFECQTEDPANEPFCVANPPLLNSPEISAAKKHNLSSRYDSHYTKFNSQDLHMERADFGSLHESDFQDKQDKKARQNIKQRQPYYGYTNHVSGRNPFPDLYEDSTGEASGYNSAKNHRMSTKHGVEGMRSDSASNHSDHFEEKLAVKTKDLVLHGYDKINPKRIQKSGHVKSKPSSSIRNSRVPIDTEERGLSARMAKEEMFKVDKKAKNTYRDVDGAGRLSNEILVAKRAKVDMLQQYHVKPSPVAEMEKRKIHRSAAEMPSSFSEDETAETSSSLDY, from the exons ATGAAAGTAGAACTTGCTGAGAAGTTACGATTGACAGAAAAGCAAATATCTGGGTGGTTTTGCCACAGAAGGTTAAAGGATAAAAGATTGATGAAAGACGAAGCCGTCGCTAATGGACGGCAAGATCGTTCAAGTGGTGTCATCCAGGATCGTGGCAGTGGACTTGGCCAAGATTCTTGTGGAAGCAGTAAACATGCCGATTACAGGTATCTGGATGCTAAGGAGGTTGAGAGCCACGACTTCTACAACAACGAAATATCTGTTGCAGACATGACACACAGACGTATGAACCATTATCCTGAAAATGTTAGTGTAGTGGATGACACATCATCTGAGAGCAGCTCCTTTTTGCAAGAAAGGGCTTTTGCTCAAGGTCAGGATCCATATGATATGGAGCCTTCTAGACATCTTACACCTAACGGAGCTCTACCACCCCTGAATCCCAAAGGTGCAGTTAACCTGGGATACAAACCATCAGGATATTTGAAAGTGAAGGGTGAGATAGAACATGCAGCTATAACTGCTGTTAAGAAGCAATTAGGAAGGCATTACGAGGAAGATGGTCCACTACTTGGTATAGAATTTGATCTGCTTCCTCCAGGGGCCTTTGAGTGTCAAACTGAAGATCCAGCTAATG AACCATTTTGTGTAGCGAATCCTCCGCTTCTGAATTCTCCAGAAATCTCTGCTGCAAAAAAACACAATCTTAGTTCT AGATATGATTCGCATTATACTAAATTTAATTCCCAAGATTTGCATATGGAACGAGCTGACTTTGGCTCCTTGCATGAATCTGATTTCCAGGATAAACAAGATAAGAAAGCCCGTCAGAATATAAAACAAAGGCAACCTTACTACGGTTATACCAATCATGTTTCTGGAAGGAACCCTTTCCCAGATTTGTATGAAGATTCTACTGGAGAAGCATCTGGCTATAACAGTGCTAAGAATCATAGAATGAGCACTAAGCACGGGGTTGAGGGGATGCGATCTGATTCTGCTTCTAACCACAGTGATCACTTTGAGGAGAAGCTTGCGGTTAAGACGAAAGACTTGGTGCTGCACGGTTATGATAAGATCAATCCAAAGAGAATACAAAAGAGTGGACATGTTAAATCTAAACCTTCTAGTTCAATCCGTAATTCCCGTGTTCCCATAGATACTGAAGAAAGGGGATTATCTGCTAGGATGGCAAAG GAAGAGATGTTTAAGGTGGACAAGAAAGCAAAAAATACATACCGCGATGTAGATGGAGCAGGGAGGCTTTCAAATGAAATTCTG GTTGCAAAGAGAGCTAAAGTTGACATGCTTCAACAATACCATGTGAAACCATCACCTGTTGCTGAGATGGAGAAAAGGAAAATTCACAG ATCTGCTGCAGAGATGCCTTCTAGCTTTAGTGAGGATGAAACTGCTGAAACCAGTTCCTCACTAGATTATTAA
- the LOC108337065 gene encoding uncharacterized protein LOC108337065 isoform X1 has translation MKESSKLQSEENKVSNEKNKKRKLKTQSQLSALETFYDEHKYPTEEMKVELAEKLRLTEKQISGWFCHRRLKDKRLMKDEAVANGRQDRSSGVIQDRGSGLGQDSCGSSKHADYRYLDAKEVESHDFYNNEISVADMTHRRMNHYPENVSVVDDTSSESSSFLQERAFAQGQDPYDMEPSRHLTPNGALPPLNPKGAVNLGYKPSGYLKVKGEIEHAAITAVKKQLGRHYEEDGPLLGIEFDLLPPGAFECQTEDPANEPFCVANPPLLNSPEISAAKKHNLSSRYDSHYTKFNSQDLHMERADFGSLHESDFQDKQDKKARQNIKQRQPYYGYTNHVSGRNPFPDLYEDSTGEASGYNSAKNHRMSTKHGVEGMRSDSASNHSDHFEEKLAVKTKDLVLHGYDKINPKRIQKSGHVKSKPSSSIRNSRVPIDTEERGLSARMAKEEMFKVDKKAKNTYRDVDGAGRLSNEILVAKRAKVDMLQQYHVKPSPVAEMEKRKIHRSAAEMPSSFSEDETAETSSSLDY, from the exons ATGAAAG AATCAAGTAAACTGCAATCAGAAGAAAATAAAGTCTCcaatgagaaaaataagaaaagaaagctGAAAACACAATCCCAACTTTCTGCCTTGGAGACATTTTATGATG AGCACAAGTACCCCACAGAGGAAATGAAAGTAGAACTTGCTGAGAAGTTACGATTGACAGAAAAGCAAATATCTGGGTGGTTTTGCCACAGAAGGTTAAAGGATAAAAGATTGATGAAAGACGAAGCCGTCGCTAATGGACGGCAAGATCGTTCAAGTGGTGTCATCCAGGATCGTGGCAGTGGACTTGGCCAAGATTCTTGTGGAAGCAGTAAACATGCCGATTACAGGTATCTGGATGCTAAGGAGGTTGAGAGCCACGACTTCTACAACAACGAAATATCTGTTGCAGACATGACACACAGACGTATGAACCATTATCCTGAAAATGTTAGTGTAGTGGATGACACATCATCTGAGAGCAGCTCCTTTTTGCAAGAAAGGGCTTTTGCTCAAGGTCAGGATCCATATGATATGGAGCCTTCTAGACATCTTACACCTAACGGAGCTCTACCACCCCTGAATCCCAAAGGTGCAGTTAACCTGGGATACAAACCATCAGGATATTTGAAAGTGAAGGGTGAGATAGAACATGCAGCTATAACTGCTGTTAAGAAGCAATTAGGAAGGCATTACGAGGAAGATGGTCCACTACTTGGTATAGAATTTGATCTGCTTCCTCCAGGGGCCTTTGAGTGTCAAACTGAAGATCCAGCTAATG AACCATTTTGTGTAGCGAATCCTCCGCTTCTGAATTCTCCAGAAATCTCTGCTGCAAAAAAACACAATCTTAGTTCT AGATATGATTCGCATTATACTAAATTTAATTCCCAAGATTTGCATATGGAACGAGCTGACTTTGGCTCCTTGCATGAATCTGATTTCCAGGATAAACAAGATAAGAAAGCCCGTCAGAATATAAAACAAAGGCAACCTTACTACGGTTATACCAATCATGTTTCTGGAAGGAACCCTTTCCCAGATTTGTATGAAGATTCTACTGGAGAAGCATCTGGCTATAACAGTGCTAAGAATCATAGAATGAGCACTAAGCACGGGGTTGAGGGGATGCGATCTGATTCTGCTTCTAACCACAGTGATCACTTTGAGGAGAAGCTTGCGGTTAAGACGAAAGACTTGGTGCTGCACGGTTATGATAAGATCAATCCAAAGAGAATACAAAAGAGTGGACATGTTAAATCTAAACCTTCTAGTTCAATCCGTAATTCCCGTGTTCCCATAGATACTGAAGAAAGGGGATTATCTGCTAGGATGGCAAAG GAAGAGATGTTTAAGGTGGACAAGAAAGCAAAAAATACATACCGCGATGTAGATGGAGCAGGGAGGCTTTCAAATGAAATTCTG GTTGCAAAGAGAGCTAAAGTTGACATGCTTCAACAATACCATGTGAAACCATCACCTGTTGCTGAGATGGAGAAAAGGAAAATTCACAG ATCTGCTGCAGAGATGCCTTCTAGCTTTAGTGAGGATGAAACTGCTGAAACCAGTTCCTCACTAGATTATTAA